The genomic stretch ACCTGCCCATGCAGGTCTTCTCCGGCGGCATCGAAGATCAGCTTGACAATCTGTTGACCTTGGTCAAGGGCATTCCGACTCTGGTCTACCTTGATCCGTTTGGGGTCATGATTCCCTTCAGGAAGACGGCGCAAGTGTTTGCTCAGCGGCCGTCGCAGCCCCCGGCAACCGAGCTATTGATCAACTTCAGCGCGGTCGGCTTGCGGCGGGTGGCCGGGCTGCTCACGAGCATCAAGGATATTCCTGGAAGGCCGGCAACCCTCGCCCGGATGGACGCTGCGTGTGGTGGTGACTGGTGGCAGAAGGTCTGGCTGGATCACGGCGACGAGAAGGAGCGCGCCGAGGAAGCGGTGGTGGTCGAGTACACGCGGCGGTTGGCTGCCGATCAACGATGCAGCTGGTGCGTAACCCCCGTTCGTAACCGTGCTCGTCATAAGCCGCTCTACTACCTTGTCTTTCTCACTCGCCACCGTGACGGCTTTACTGAATTTGCCGAAGCTCTGTCGCTCGGCCTTGGCCAGTGGCGAAAAGCTGTTTACGACATCGAGAACGCCGACACCTTGTTCGCGGACGAGGCAGCCTTTCAAGCAAGCGAGCAGGCGTTGGAGGACGGCTGGGTAAACGAAATCGAGGGGAACCTCCGTCGGCTGCTCGGCGAGGGAAAGTCCTTCGTGATCAGCAGACGCTACAGCGAGGTATATGGGAAGGCTGCTGGCCAAGCCCGCCAAACTCACCTGCGGAAGGCGTGGAACAGGCTTCACCCGGAGATCACCAAGACCAGCCCGAAGGGCAAGGGCAAGTTGCTTCAGCTGCTCATCGAGCCGGCGTAAGCTCTCTCGACGGCATCTCGTCCCACGTCCGCCCATCGAGCAGGCGGCC from Micromonospora craniellae encodes the following:
- the tcmP gene encoding three-Cys-motif partner protein TcmP — its product is MGFFEGKKPAAILKHAVIDKYVSPFAGKTGLYSPGHRVAVIDGYAGEGRYDNGDEASPALLLRKARELQGVNRQLEGYFVESDPTSLMKLRQMVAAEGVDLPMQVFSGGIEDQLDNLLTLVKGIPTLVYLDPFGVMIPFRKTAQVFAQRPSQPPATELLINFSAVGLRRVAGLLTSIKDIPGRPATLARMDAACGGDWWQKVWLDHGDEKERAEEAVVVEYTRRLAADQRCSWCVTPVRNRARHKPLYYLVFLTRHRDGFTEFAEALSLGLGQWRKAVYDIENADTLFADEAAFQASEQALEDGWVNEIEGNLRRLLGEGKSFVISRRYSEVYGKAAGQARQTHLRKAWNRLHPEITKTSPKGKGKLLQLLIEPA